The sequence TTTGTGACATATGCAAATGATGCTTTCTTATCAATAATAAAATCCAAAATTAGCCAAAATCCCAACAATCTAATAAAATCTTACGGCGACGAAATCTCCTACACCTATTTTCTtgctttataatatttttttgtagaaaaagCTCTGAAAAACTCCCGAATTAACAACAATTTGATCAacctcttttcttcttcttcatcatgcATTTCTACATCAATCTCATCATTTTTAATTGATCCGAAGAAGGAAGAGGCTAGAGCATCaatctttttaaatatattaatcgGGGTTTCAATTTgcatttctttattttctttgatatttcctattttatttttcaaaaaagaataaCCCTAAAAGATCCTGGCGGCAAAAATGTCCATGGGAGAGAGATCGCCGAGGAATAAAGTGAAGTTCATGAGCAGCTTTGGCGGCAAAATCCTCCCTAGACCTTCCGACGGCCTTCTCAAATACGTCGGCGGAGAGACTCGTGTCATCGCCGTTTCTCCAGACATTACCTTCGCGGGTAAAACGACTCTTAAACTTCTCTCcttttttgaattatataagGGCAGCATGGCCCCATTAAAGTGGATCCAGATTAACCACAGCCTAGCCTACTTTATTGGCCCTATGCGGAAACATTAATTCTTTAGTGACCTGTATTCGAATGGTATTCGAACCCAGGTGGTTTTACAGTATTAGACTTTGCCCTCAAATTAATCACTGGACCACTAACCTCGTGTTCTCTTAATCTTCTCCTGCAGTAATCAAAATCATTgttgtgaaatatttttttaacttaattTCAGAACTCATGAAGAAACTCATAGAAATCACAGAGAACGATGTCGTGCTCAAATACCAAATCATCCCTGAAGATCTTGACGCGTTAGTCTCCGTAAAGTCCGACGAAGATCTCAAACACATGATGGATGAATACAACCGTCACGAAGCTCCGAAGCTAAGAACGTTCTTGTTTCCAGCGAACCCATTGGTTCTAGAGAATCAGTTAGGTCCTATCGAGCCACAAACGATAGAGCAACGCTACATCGAAGCAGTCAATGGCATTCTTCGCAAGAGTGTTTCTCTTCGTGCCCCAATCAGAACACGACCTTCTTTCACCCTCTCTGCTAgtgcttcttcttctccgagATCAGAATCATCACCTGATGGATATAATCACGAGCTGCCTGAAACTGGTAGCAGCTACCAGTTGAGCAGGCTTTACCCAATGCATAAAGTACAGAGCAGTCCAAACATCACTCAACCACATAGCTATCACCACCACAGTGCTTACCTTCAGCCACCTAACTACTTGACTTGTAGGCTGCGACCACCACCATCACCCCCTTTAGTTTTACAGAGAGGCTGGGATCCACCCAGTAACGCCCATAGCTCCGGTGGTGGTACTGGTAATGGAAAGTTGGGGTGTAATGAAGAACGTAGGTTCTGGGGCAGAACAGGTAGTGTTCCTCAAAGTCCTCTGAACCATGTCCTTCGTCTCTGATATTGCTGCATGACATTTGCGGCAACCATCTGTGTATGTTTTCTTGTACAGTTTTCAACATTTGTAGGTATCTACTAAATGTGTGCGCCTGCGTGCGTGATATGCTGCAGGAGAATGTTTTTGTGAAAAGGCTGCAAGATGTTATATATAATTGGTTTATTGTATGTGTTTGTAAATCTGATGAGAATTTGTGGTTGAGATCATGGATTATGCGTTCAAACACAAATTTTGTTGAAATTCATCTTTGATATTAATCGTGTGTAtgataaattaagaaaatagttGGTAAGAGTTTGTCTATATTTCTTTTCAAGCGAAATTAGAACTTTCTTAACTTGATAACATATCGTCATAATATATTGGAGTTAACTAATTAGgaaaaaaatacaacaattaTTAAAAACTCCATTGGATGGTCCCTTTGGTGCTTACATATGGGCAGCATTATTGGATGATCATCTAGCAGAATCAAAAACTGAATTTAAGATTTTCGTGTCCTAGAATAATTTTCTAATGATAAAACATGTTAATTAAGTTTGTTATGAAGTATTTAACGTAAACATCTCCAAATTAACTTTATTTACCGTAACACAAAGAAATGCTACtagtaaatctttagtttataAGTTTTTCCTAACCACACTTAATTATTTGAGAggttttatttttgtcattaatttttaaatacatcaaaattttaatagatcaaatttataaaattaaaattttaaacaaattatgcAAATATCTGGtaaatttgttttcaaatatggaaaattaccacaaatagcatattcatagtaccacttttcatgtttacactaaccacttttaccctcacttttaatgaaggataaaagataattatacccttagggttaactaatctagacttagggtttagagttgaggggtggagtaggttttggaatgtgaaatttaggattctaataaatatataataaatacttaaaaaatatattaaaaattaaaaaaatagtttcaaacataatttttgcttttcaaaaagaaatttgaaaaaaaaatttcaaaaaaaaatttataaaaaagttcactttttttattttttatttttttattttatttaaataataatttattatatatataataacaagaacataaaagtcttttgccacttaatgaataatgtatttttgaaaatgtccctggtggtaaaaatgaaaagtggtaccataaaagtggtaaacatgtaatttccccttaaaaaatacactatatatacaatataatttgGTACTGTTTCTAAATTACATGTTTTTGGATTTAAACCAAACACAATctctttgtataaatatttgaatgGGTGTTAGATATATGCTCCCGAATATAAACGAGTTTCTAAGACGAAAGATGTGATACATAACTCAGCATCACCTGAAAAGTGGAAGAAAGAGATGTGAATAACATGTAATCATTCAGAGAATTATGAGGAGCTAAAACAGTAAGTTCATGGACTCAGATTTAGCACACTGAATAGATATAATTTAGCTCTAATACGTAACAAACATGACACCTAAAGTACCCACGTAATCAATCAATGGTCGTAGTTGCGAGATGAATGCTCGTTTACCCACAATAAATGATTACTGTAACACTCTCGATCCAGTTTAAgtcaaatttaattattttacaatgCAACAAACAAATAAGAACTAGATACTAAAACAATCCGTGCTATGCGCTGATATGGTTAGactaattttcttaataattcCAGAGATTACGTATTTAAATTAGAATCTTATGACTTTttgatgtgtgatttttttagacCATCtcttagaaattttattaaattatatataatttaattataatatcttaatcttttaaaatacaaatagatgactttattttaaaaattctaacaaaatcttttttaaaatacttttgaaatttattttcgctattaatttaaattcttcttatcactaaaatataattagcataaaattaaataatttttcattttaatacataaataaaatcatataaaatagtttaatatattttactgataattaaaatttaaattttaaaaatatttgttataatttatttttaaaatattcatttgtatttcaaataaaatatatattaaatatatgaaatctattaaattaaagttatattttggacttatgttttatattttaattttggacCACCAAATACAGGTTCTTCTAAATCTTTTAGATTTCTTGAGCAGTTTTTAAATACTTgattaatcataaaatcattCCACATAATATATAACTACAAAtccatatttatataataatattttaatatatttttgaaaagcaTTAATAAATATACCATAATATATACGATTCCATAAAGTTGTAATTAttataactttttatattttattaaataagatattcccaaatatataaactaac comes from Brassica rapa cultivar Chiifu-401-42 chromosome A02, CAAS_Brap_v3.01, whole genome shotgun sequence and encodes:
- the LOC103852201 gene encoding uncharacterized protein LOC103852201, whose translation is MSMGERSPRNKVKFMSSFGGKILPRPSDGLLKYVGGETRVIAVSPDITFAELMKKLIEITENDVVLKYQIIPEDLDALVSVKSDEDLKHMMDEYNRHEAPKLRTFLFPANPLVLENQLGPIEPQTIEQRYIEAVNGILRKSVSLRAPIRTRPSFTLSASASSSPRSESSPDGYNHELPETGSSYQLSRLYPMHKVQSSPNITQPHSYHHHSAYLQPPNYLTCRLRPPPSPPLVLQRGWDPPSNAHSSGGGTGNGKLGCNEERRFWGRTGSVPQSPLNHVLRL